The proteins below are encoded in one region of Sulfitobacter sp. SK012:
- a CDS encoding circularly permuted type 2 ATP-grasp protein gives MDQKINHFDEMLSAPDSVREPYRAYKNWFMNQNPSRLKTKSKEAEAFFRRTGITFNVYGQEAAQERLIPFDLIPRIIANREWTKLSRGIEQRVRAINMFLHDIYHRQEILRAGIIPVELIANNDAYLPQMIGLTPPGNVYTHIVGTDIVRTGEDDFYVLEDNARTPSGVSYMLENRETMLQMFPELFSQNRVKPVSDYPKNLRRSLAACAPRNCEGKCTVAILTPGIHNSAYFEHSFLADQMGVELVEGHDLRVVDGHIAMRTTRGYKRIDVLYRRVDDGYLDPLNFKPESMLGVPGIMDVYRAGNITIANAPGTGIADDKAIYSYIPDIIEFYTGEKAILKNVETFRCAEAGALKYVLDNLTDLVVKEVHGSGGYGMLVGPAASKKELAAFADKLKANPKNYIAQPTLSLSTVPIFAKKGLAPRHVDLRPFVLVSPRGIEITPGGLTRVALQEGSLVVNSSQGGGTKDTWVLED, from the coding sequence ATGGATCAAAAAATAAACCATTTCGACGAGATGCTATCGGCACCTGACAGCGTAAGAGAGCCATACCGCGCCTATAAAAACTGGTTCATGAATCAGAACCCCTCACGCCTCAAAACAAAGTCCAAAGAGGCGGAGGCGTTTTTCAGGCGTACCGGCATTACCTTTAACGTCTACGGCCAAGAGGCGGCCCAAGAGCGGTTGATCCCCTTTGATCTGATCCCACGGATCATCGCCAACCGCGAATGGACCAAACTGTCGCGCGGGATTGAGCAGCGCGTGCGCGCCATCAACATGTTCCTGCACGATATTTACCACCGCCAAGAGATCCTGCGCGCAGGGATCATCCCTGTCGAGCTGATCGCCAATAACGACGCCTATTTGCCCCAGATGATCGGCCTGACCCCGCCAGGCAATGTCTATACCCATATTGTCGGAACCGATATTGTACGCACGGGCGAGGATGATTTTTACGTGCTTGAGGACAATGCCCGCACGCCCTCTGGTGTCTCGTATATGCTCGAGAACCGCGAGACGATGTTGCAGATGTTTCCCGAGTTGTTCAGTCAGAACCGCGTGAAACCCGTCAGTGATTACCCCAAGAACCTGCGCCGCTCGCTGGCCGCTTGTGCGCCGCGCAACTGCGAGGGCAAATGTACCGTGGCGATCCTGACGCCCGGCATCCACAATTCTGCATATTTCGAGCATTCGTTTCTTGCCGACCAGATGGGCGTAGAGTTGGTCGAAGGGCATGACCTGCGTGTCGTGGACGGCCATATCGCCATGCGGACGACCCGAGGCTACAAACGCATCGACGTGCTCTACCGCCGTGTGGATGATGGCTACCTCGATCCGCTAAACTTCAAGCCGGAGTCGATGCTGGGCGTGCCAGGCATCATGGATGTCTACCGCGCAGGCAATATCACCATCGCCAATGCCCCCGGCACAGGCATCGCCGATGACAAGGCGATCTATTCCTACATCCCCGATATCATCGAATTCTACACCGGTGAAAAAGCCATTCTCAAGAACGTGGAGACCTTCCGCTGTGCAGAAGCAGGCGCGCTGAAATACGTGCTCGACAATCTGACGGATCTTGTTGTGAAAGAGGTTCACGGTTCTGGCGGCTACGGCATGCTTGTGGGCCCTGCCGCAAGTAAGAAAGAGCTGGCGGCATTCGCGGACAAGCTCAAAGCGAACCCTAAAAACTACATCGCGCAGCCGACGCTGTCGCTGTCCACTGTCCCGATCTTTGCCAAAAAAGGGCTGGCCCCGCGACATGTGGATTTGCGCCCGTTTGTGCTGGTCTCTCCACGCGGAATCGAGATTACCCCCGGTGGGCTCACCCGCGTTGCATTGCAAGAAGGATCGCTTGTGGTGAATTCCAGTCAGGGCGGTGGGACAAAAGACACTTGGGTTCTGGAGGACTAG
- a CDS encoding transglutaminase family protein produces MKLSISHTTTYSYDAPVAYGLQQVRLTPATNRNQTVHDWSMDIEGGTAELTCEDQYNNHCTLVQAQGGATQISLTVSGEIETHNTDGIYGKIYGAAPLWHFRQSTLRTKAGEGIAALSEIISNRDGDLGELHALSARILEAVPYGQAATDVTTTAEAALTLGGGVCQDHAQIFIAALRHAGVPARYVSGYLMMDDRIDQDATHAWAEAHIEGLGWVAFDVSNCISPDERYIRLAVGRDSIDAAPVSGMRMGDAYEAMTVTLQVQQ; encoded by the coding sequence ATGAAGCTTTCGATTAGTCATACAACGACATATTCATATGATGCGCCCGTCGCTTACGGCCTGCAACAGGTGCGCCTGACCCCTGCAACCAATCGCAACCAGACTGTGCACGACTGGAGCATGGACATCGAGGGTGGAACAGCCGAACTGACATGCGAGGATCAATACAATAACCACTGCACCTTGGTTCAGGCACAGGGCGGTGCCACGCAGATATCGCTGACAGTTTCGGGCGAGATCGAAACCCATAACACAGACGGGATCTACGGCAAAATTTACGGGGCTGCCCCCTTGTGGCACTTTAGACAGAGCACGCTTCGCACCAAAGCAGGCGAGGGCATTGCCGCGCTCTCGGAAATAATTTCGAACCGCGATGGTGATCTGGGCGAGCTGCACGCTCTTTCCGCCCGCATCCTTGAGGCCGTGCCTTACGGGCAGGCCGCGACGGATGTCACCACCACCGCCGAGGCGGCGCTAACCCTTGGGGGCGGTGTTTGTCAGGATCATGCGCAGATTTTCATCGCCGCTCTGCGCCACGCGGGTGTCCCTGCGCGCTATGTCAGCGGCTATCTGATGATGGACGACCGCATTGATCAGGACGCAACCCATGCTTGGGCCGAGGCCCATATCGAGGGGCTGGGCTGGGTCGCTTTTGATGTTTCCAACTGTATTTCGCCCGATGAACGCTATATCAGATTGGCGGTGGGCCGTGATTCCATTGACGCCGCACCAGTATCCGGGATGCGGATGGGCGACGCTTACGAGGCAATGACGGTGACGCTTCAGGTCCAGCAATAG
- a CDS encoding TAXI family TRAP transporter solute-binding subunit, which translates to MHKLVLNCLRKAAISIAIILAFGLAPLPAVAENKSIVISSGGPTGVYYPVSVAICRLYNVKYSFLGHGCTVELSGGSIDNLMQLRADKVDFAIVQSDWQAHAKNGTDTFADVGAHVELRSVFALYTESFTVVARANSGINNFQDLLGKRVNIGNAGSGQRATMEVLMDQHGWNRFDFASTREFASDLQAQALCDNEVDAIVFMAGHPSGTIKTATGTCDTKLVSITGPEIDKLLETSDHYRASIIPAGTYFGQTEDISTFGVSATMVTTSDQQDESVLRLVEVVFEKFDRLKRLHTALTNLDAVEMQKDIMPASLHDAASSFYSTGVN; encoded by the coding sequence ATGCATAAATTAGTGCTCAACTGCTTGCGGAAAGCGGCAATAAGTATTGCAATTATCCTTGCGTTTGGCCTGGCACCACTTCCTGCAGTGGCGGAGAACAAATCTATAGTTATCTCGAGTGGCGGCCCCACTGGAGTTTACTACCCCGTTTCGGTGGCGATTTGCAGATTGTATAATGTCAAATATTCGTTTTTAGGCCATGGCTGTACCGTCGAGTTATCCGGGGGGTCAATCGACAACCTTATGCAGTTGCGCGCTGACAAGGTGGACTTCGCGATCGTCCAGTCAGATTGGCAAGCACATGCAAAGAATGGAACAGACACCTTCGCCGATGTTGGAGCACATGTCGAATTGAGATCAGTGTTTGCGCTTTACACCGAGTCCTTCACCGTCGTGGCACGCGCAAATTCCGGTATCAACAATTTTCAAGATCTGCTTGGGAAGCGAGTTAACATTGGCAACGCTGGTTCTGGTCAGCGAGCGACCATGGAAGTGTTGATGGACCAACACGGATGGAACAGATTCGATTTTGCCTCTACGCGCGAATTTGCGTCTGATCTGCAGGCACAGGCTCTTTGCGACAACGAAGTTGACGCCATTGTGTTTATGGCAGGACATCCTTCTGGGACGATAAAAACGGCGACCGGGACGTGCGATACAAAGCTGGTTAGCATTACCGGACCAGAGATCGACAAACTGCTTGAAACAAGTGATCATTACCGCGCTTCGATTATTCCTGCAGGAACATATTTTGGCCAAACTGAGGATATTAGTACCTTTGGTGTCAGCGCCACAATGGTAACGACCTCTGATCAGCAGGATGAATCGGTTCTCAGATTGGTCGAAGTCGTCTTCGAAAAATTTGACCGGCTAAAGAGACTGCACACTGCTCTAACGAACCTAGATGCAGTTGAAATGCAGAAGGACATCATGCCCGCGTCACTTCATGATGCGGCTTCCTCCTTTTATTCTACCGGTGTAAATTGA
- a CDS encoding DUF3604 domain-containing protein, with protein MTNLRCLSGSTALAIIIASTSFAQEIQADEGQLNGLFPTDKPYSPYVDRSFPERPLWGDSHLHTSLSMDAGGFGNRLGLHEAYRVARGEQVTASSGQDIRLSRPLDWLAITDHSDGMGMIGDILAKAPIITQYEQGARWAEGFGAGGQEAVDATLDLIGTFSQGKMDPEMFANYSPGARRYATIWDEVINAAEDFNDPGTFTAFIGFEWTSLEKGANLHRNVIFRDGPDRARQVVPYTTQAPVGSNDPLDLYKYLENYETKTNGSTMTFAHNGNLSNGIMFPMDAQFTGKAIDKFYVEQRAKWERVYEATQIKGDGETHPFLSPDDEFADFGTWDVGNLDLSAAKTDDMLAGEYAREALKNGMVLEDKFGTNPYKFGIVGATDSHNSLPAIEENNFFGKHSGYEPSPERLSHPFMKNENGEIFSWQQVASGLTAVWAKENTRASLFDAMDRKEVYGTTGPRMAVRFFGGYDFNDADLKQREISAVGYEKGVPMGADLIAPPENNKAPNFLVAALRDPIGANLDRVQIIKGWVDTEGNTHEKVYDVVWSDEREMDANGKLSAVGSTVDAATATWANTIGASELVTVWSDPDFDAGERAFYYARVLEIPTPPWYLYDVVKYGLEVPEGAPLEHQERAYTSPIWYTPKG; from the coding sequence ATGACCAACCTTAGATGTCTTTCTGGGTCGACGGCCCTAGCGATCATCATTGCCAGCACATCCTTTGCTCAGGAAATTCAAGCCGACGAAGGCCAGCTGAACGGCCTGTTTCCAACCGACAAGCCATATTCTCCATATGTTGATCGTTCGTTTCCTGAGCGCCCTCTTTGGGGCGATAGCCATTTGCACACCTCCCTTTCGATGGATGCGGGCGGCTTTGGTAACCGACTAGGACTTCACGAGGCCTACCGTGTGGCGCGTGGAGAACAAGTGACGGCGTCCTCAGGTCAGGACATACGGCTCAGCCGCCCTCTGGATTGGCTGGCAATCACGGATCACTCCGACGGGATGGGCATGATTGGCGACATTCTGGCCAAGGCTCCGATCATTACGCAATACGAGCAAGGCGCGCGTTGGGCCGAAGGTTTTGGAGCCGGAGGTCAGGAAGCCGTTGACGCGACGCTCGATCTGATTGGAACGTTTTCCCAAGGCAAAATGGACCCCGAAATGTTTGCCAATTATTCACCGGGCGCACGGCGTTATGCGACGATCTGGGACGAAGTGATTAATGCTGCCGAGGACTTCAATGACCCTGGTACATTTACAGCCTTTATTGGCTTTGAGTGGACGTCTCTTGAAAAGGGGGCCAATTTGCACCGTAACGTCATTTTCCGTGATGGTCCCGACCGCGCGCGCCAGGTTGTTCCGTATACAACCCAGGCCCCCGTCGGAAGCAATGACCCGCTGGATTTGTACAAATATCTCGAAAACTATGAAACCAAAACAAACGGCTCGACCATGACATTCGCGCACAACGGAAACCTATCCAATGGCATTATGTTCCCGATGGATGCGCAATTCACCGGCAAGGCAATTGACAAATTTTATGTGGAACAGCGTGCCAAATGGGAACGTGTGTATGAGGCAACCCAGATCAAAGGTGACGGGGAAACACATCCTTTCCTTTCACCAGATGATGAATTTGCTGACTTCGGGACTTGGGATGTAGGCAATCTGGATTTGAGTGCGGCAAAAACCGACGATATGCTTGCAGGTGAATATGCTCGTGAAGCTTTGAAAAACGGCATGGTTCTCGAAGATAAATTCGGCACCAACCCCTACAAATTTGGAATAGTCGGAGCGACAGATTCGCATAACTCATTGCCCGCAATTGAAGAAAATAACTTCTTCGGCAAGCACTCCGGATACGAACCATCTCCGGAACGGCTATCTCATCCTTTCATGAAAAACGAAAATGGAGAGATCTTCAGTTGGCAACAGGTTGCATCCGGTTTGACGGCTGTCTGGGCCAAAGAAAACACCCGTGCATCCTTATTTGATGCCATGGACCGCAAAGAAGTTTATGGGACAACCGGCCCGCGCATGGCCGTGCGTTTCTTTGGCGGTTATGATTTCAACGACGCCGATCTCAAACAACGTGAAATATCCGCAGTCGGATATGAAAAGGGCGTCCCCATGGGGGCTGATTTGATCGCCCCACCGGAGAACAACAAAGCGCCCAACTTCTTGGTAGCCGCACTGCGTGACCCGATTGGTGCCAACCTTGACCGCGTGCAAATTATTAAAGGGTGGGTGGATACTGAGGGTAACACGCACGAAAAAGTATACGACGTGGTTTGGTCGGATGAACGGGAAATGGATGCAAACGGAAAACTCTCCGCGGTCGGCAGCACGGTCGATGCGGCAACAGCTACTTGGGCGAATACAATCGGTGCCTCAGAACTAGTTACGGTCTGGAGCGATCCAGATTTTGATGCTGGTGAACGTGCCTTCTACTATGCTCGGGTTCTCGAAATTCCAACACCACCGTGGTATCTCTATGATGTTGTTAAATATGGTTTGGAAGTGCCAGAAGGTGCCCCGCTTGAGCATCAAGAGCGCGCGTACACGTCTCCGATCTGGTACACACCAAAAGGCTGA
- a CDS encoding IS30 family transposase — protein sequence MKYRRRIYYSAEQRADIWDRWQRGESMRSIGRVFDRHSSSVFSVISPTGGIRLPDRRRGRSALSLAEREEISRGLSTKQSLRAIARQLRRAPSTIRREVRRNGGKLCYRATASDQAAWDRALRPKMCKLACHPMLAHAVSAKLRRKWSPEQVAGWFKRASPGEAHKQVSHETIYRSLYIQARGVLKKELLEHLRAKRTVRRSQHASQKRKGNGQIKDAVSISERPASVEDRAVRGHWEGDLIGGSKNSYIATLVERHSRYVMRVKVANKDTQSVITALIKSAQKLPRELYKSLTWDRGKELADHPRFTLATDVDVYFCDPQSPWQRGSNENTNRLLRQHLPRGTDLSVHSQAKLSAIARQLNERPRKTSQDQTPAEMSAECVASTG from the coding sequence ATGAAGTATCGTCGCAGGATCTATTATTCAGCCGAACAGCGTGCCGATATCTGGGATCGATGGCAGCGTGGCGAGTCGATGAGGTCGATTGGGCGCGTTTTTGATCGCCACTCATCGTCGGTATTTTCCGTGATTTCACCGACGGGCGGAATACGTCTACCTGATCGCAGACGCGGTCGTTCTGCATTGAGCCTTGCTGAGCGTGAAGAGATATCTCGTGGGCTCAGCACCAAGCAATCTCTCCGGGCAATTGCGCGTCAGTTGCGACGTGCGCCTTCAACGATCCGCCGCGAGGTACGACGCAATGGGGGCAAGTTGTGCTATCGCGCAACGGCATCAGACCAAGCTGCATGGGATCGGGCTTTGCGCCCCAAGATGTGCAAGTTGGCTTGTCACCCGATGTTGGCCCACGCAGTATCCGCAAAGTTACGGCGCAAGTGGTCGCCAGAACAAGTTGCTGGTTGGTTCAAACGCGCATCCCCTGGAGAGGCGCACAAACAGGTGTCACACGAAACGATTTACAGAAGCCTATATATACAGGCCCGCGGTGTCCTGAAGAAGGAGCTTCTGGAGCACTTGCGGGCTAAACGCACTGTCCGGCGCTCACAGCATGCCAGCCAGAAGCGAAAGGGAAATGGCCAGATCAAGGACGCTGTATCTATCAGCGAAAGGCCTGCGTCCGTCGAAGATCGTGCTGTTCGGGGCCACTGGGAGGGCGACTTAATCGGTGGATCAAAGAACAGTTATATCGCGACACTCGTGGAACGGCATTCTCGGTACGTGATGCGGGTCAAAGTCGCGAACAAAGACACACAGAGTGTCATCACGGCGCTGATCAAATCGGCTCAGAAACTGCCGCGCGAGCTCTACAAGTCGCTGACGTGGGATCGTGGCAAAGAGCTGGCAGATCATCCGCGATTCACGTTGGCAACCGACGTTGATGTCTACTTCTGCGACCCACAATCACCGTGGCAGCGCGGGTCAAACGAGAACACCAACCGGCTTTTGAGGCAGCACTTGCCTCGCGGAACGGACCTATCCGTTCATTCCCAAGCAAAACTCAGTGCAATTGCAAGGCAACTCAACGAACGACCTCGCAAGACCTCGCAAGACCAAACGCCAGCAGAGATGTCCGCAGAGTGTGTTGCATCGACCGGTTGA
- a CDS encoding alpha-E domain-containing protein produces the protein MLGKTAGGLYWMFRCLERSENTARLIEAGFRIALTRSNDTTSDWKSVVTTAGVRAGYDAIYENYTAENVVDYLLRDTSNPSGVMSSVHSARTNARMVRTALTTEVWEAVNENWMAMKDALKAPIRDTELPALLGEIRRHSALVRGALHGTMLRNDIFDFAQIGTAVERADNTARIIDVKYYTLLPSASFVGSPLDNVQWETVLRSVSAHRSFRWLGDGEMTSAGIAEFLILDTRFPRSLYFSSSLIAEKLSYLEKDYGIRMDCHALIEAQLAQMRAHTIGSIFDAGLHQFISAFLRDNNTIGAQIEKDYRFNG, from the coding sequence ATGTTGGGCAAAACCGCAGGTGGGCTGTATTGGATGTTCCGGTGTCTTGAGCGAAGCGAGAATACCGCCCGTTTGATCGAGGCGGGGTTTCGCATCGCATTAACACGCTCGAACGACACCACATCAGACTGGAAATCCGTCGTTACGACCGCAGGGGTGCGGGCCGGCTATGACGCCATCTATGAGAATTACACCGCTGAAAATGTGGTGGATTATCTGCTGCGCGACACCTCCAACCCCTCCGGCGTGATGTCCTCGGTGCACTCTGCACGCACCAATGCACGCATGGTGCGTACCGCCCTCACAACCGAGGTTTGGGAGGCAGTTAACGAGAACTGGATGGCGATGAAAGACGCACTGAAGGCCCCGATCCGCGACACCGAACTGCCCGCGCTTTTGGGTGAAATCCGCCGGCACTCCGCCTTGGTGCGCGGTGCCCTGCATGGCACTATGCTGCGCAACGACATTTTTGATTTTGCCCAGATCGGCACAGCGGTTGAGCGTGCGGACAACACGGCGCGGATCATTGACGTGAAATATTACACCCTGCTCCCTTCCGCCAGCTTTGTCGGCTCACCGCTGGATAACGTGCAATGGGAGACGGTTTTGCGCTCTGTTTCTGCGCATCGCTCGTTTCGCTGGCTGGGCGATGGTGAGATGACCTCTGCAGGAATCGCAGAGTTCCTGATCCTTGATACGCGCTTTCCCCGGTCGCTCTATTTCTCAAGCAGTCTGATCGCTGAAAAGCTGTCTTACCTTGAAAAAGATTACGGGATACGGATGGACTGTCATGCCCTGATAGAGGCGCAATTAGCCCAGATGCGCGCGCACACAATCGGGTCGATCTTTGACGCAGGCCTACACCAGTTCATCAGTGCCTTTCTCCGCGACAACAATACTATCGGCGCGCAGATTGAAAAAGACTACCGATTTAATGGATAG
- a CDS encoding IS30 family transposase, translating to MKYRRRIYYSAEQRAEIWDRWQRGESMSSIGRVFDRQSSSVFSVISPTGGIRPPDRRRGSSALSLSEREEISRGLSTKQSLRAIARQLRRAPSTISREVRRNGGSVGYRASSSDQAAWNRALRPKICKLACHPTLARAVSAKLRRKWSPEQVAGWLKRAFPEEAHKQVSHETIYRSLYIQARGVLKKELLAHLRAKRTVRRSQHASLKRNGNGQIKDAVSISERPASVEDRAVPGHWEGDLIGGSKNSYIATLVERHSRYVMLVKVANKDTESVVTALIKSAQKLPRELYKSLTWDRGKELADHPRFTLATDVDVYFCDPQSPWQRGSNENTNRLLRQYLPRGTDLSVHSQAKLSAIARQLNERPRKTLQYQTPAEKFAECVASTG from the coding sequence ATGAAGTATCGTCGCAGGATTTACTATTCAGCTGAGCAGCGTGCCGAGATCTGGGATCGATGGCAACGTGGGGAGTCGATGAGTTCGATTGGGCGGGTCTTTGATCGCCAATCGTCGTCGGTATTTTCGGTCATCTCACCTACGGGCGGGATACGGCCGCCGGATCGCAGGCGTGGCAGTTCTGCATTGAGCCTCTCTGAGCGCGAAGAGATATCCCGCGGGCTGAGTACCAAGCAATCCTTGCGTGCGATTGCACGCCAGTTGCGACGTGCGCCCTCAACGATCAGCCGGGAGGTGCGGCGCAATGGCGGATCAGTCGGCTATCGTGCGTCTAGTTCAGATCAGGCTGCTTGGAACCGGGCTCTGCGTCCAAAGATATGCAAGCTGGCTTGTCACCCGACATTGGCCCGCGCAGTATCAGCAAAGCTACGGCGCAAGTGGTCTCCCGAGCAGGTTGCGGGTTGGCTCAAACGGGCGTTCCCGGAGGAGGCGCACAAACAGGTGTCACACGAGACTATCTATCGAAGCCTTTATATACAGGCACGTGGCGTTCTCAAAAAGGAGCTGCTGGCGCACTTGCGCGCAAAACGCACAGTCAGGCGTTCCCAGCATGCCAGCCTAAAGCGCAACGGTAATGGCCAGATTAAAGATGCTGTGTCCATCAGCGAAAGGCCTGCATCCGTCGAGGATCGCGCTGTTCCGGGTCACTGGGAAGGCGACCTGATTGGCGGATCGAAGAACAGCTATATCGCGACCCTGGTCGAGCGGCATTCACGATACGTGATGTTGGTGAAAGTCGCGAACAAGGACACTGAAAGCGTCGTCACTGCGCTGATCAAGTCGGCTCAGAAGCTGCCGCGAGAACTTTACAAATCCTTGACGTGGGATCGTGGCAAAGAGCTAGCAGATCATCCGCGCTTCACACTGGCCACGGATGTCGATGTCTACTTCTGCGACCCGCAGTCACCTTGGCAACGTGGATCAAACGAGAACACCAACCGGCTTTTGAGGCAGTATTTGCCAAGAGGAACCGACTTATCCGTTCATTCTCAGGCAAAGCTCAGCGCAATTGCAAGGCAACTTAACGAACGTCCTCGCAAGACCTTGCAATATCAAACCCCAGCAGAGAAGTTCGCTGAGTGTGTTGCATCGACCGGTTGA
- a CDS encoding ABC transporter substrate-binding protein — translation MKLSKICALARFTLLCALAFALVLFGGATQAQDAKPWIVAVAGPMTGESAHLGKAMVDATRLKAEEINKAGGVNGRSIEVAAYDDQNSPELAAKVALEIATQSQAVLVIGHRTSGASIAAAPVYMEHGIAAITGTATADALTVNNPWYFRATYNNKMQAEFSANYISSVLGYRTATLVATDDAYGRSLRDAFKASSENLRMDIAHLYDVDPESPDIDLDMADIVAELSLMPDSGMVFLAMNAVNAAHFVREMRNSGFALPIFGADSINQTFPSYFEPDPILKTRPGDFTDQILATTSMIWDVANEDAIKFRNEFADRFGTSPDSGMALYYDAAGVSFKALASIDASISDLTIQREGIRNHFASLDTRADAYEGITGKIFFDDIGNAEKTVPVGVFELGEFISAPVQLQAVENPVMVPNFSDKLESGEIVPQSDGYMHATQIVYFGVDLNEVSNLNTATGNYDLDFYLWLRYRGKLDLNKIEFSNAVTPINLDNPIWKRERNGMNIVTFKVRGTFSGEFQFADYPFDRQHITLVVRHQDRNSESMRFVADRLGMLLADENSTLLAKVEQEQAFKTSKGWRVLDAQIYQDLIKTASTLGETRFFQGETEVNFSRMVLSLEIGRHLTSYSSTILLPMTILFTIGLLLFAVPIQELPPRLSGGILVLVTVSLLRARLSNDLPNIGYLVAIDYIFFALQIIMLFGILVSVLSYWLLASQRSVAASRVNKLGAVLYPIPILAVGFYIWFTISIVAPL, via the coding sequence ATGAAATTATCCAAAATTTGCGCTTTGGCGCGCTTTACCCTGCTTTGTGCACTGGCTTTTGCGTTGGTTCTCTTTGGTGGAGCGACGCAAGCGCAGGATGCAAAACCTTGGATTGTAGCAGTAGCAGGTCCAATGACTGGCGAAAGCGCGCACCTCGGAAAAGCGATGGTTGATGCAACCAGACTCAAAGCTGAAGAGATCAATAAGGCGGGCGGCGTCAACGGCAGATCAATCGAAGTGGCTGCATACGACGATCAGAATTCCCCTGAGCTTGCCGCAAAGGTTGCCCTAGAAATCGCTACCCAAAGTCAAGCTGTTCTCGTGATAGGGCATCGTACCAGCGGAGCGTCAATCGCCGCCGCACCAGTCTATATGGAGCACGGTATTGCGGCGATAACGGGCACGGCTACAGCAGATGCTTTGACCGTAAACAACCCGTGGTACTTTCGAGCGACCTATAACAATAAGATGCAAGCCGAGTTCAGCGCAAACTACATAAGCAGCGTTCTTGGTTATAGGACTGCAACCCTTGTTGCTACCGACGATGCCTACGGGCGATCTTTACGAGACGCTTTCAAGGCTTCGTCTGAGAACCTCCGAATGGACATCGCACACCTCTATGATGTGGACCCAGAAAGCCCAGATATCGACCTTGATATGGCAGATATTGTGGCGGAATTGTCCCTGATGCCAGACAGCGGAATGGTATTTCTCGCCATGAATGCAGTTAACGCTGCACATTTTGTGCGCGAAATGCGCAATTCAGGGTTCGCTTTGCCAATCTTCGGTGCAGACTCGATCAACCAAACATTCCCGAGTTACTTTGAACCGGACCCGATCCTTAAGACCCGCCCGGGTGATTTCACAGATCAAATTTTAGCAACAACATCAATGATATGGGACGTGGCAAATGAAGATGCCATTAAGTTTAGGAATGAGTTTGCCGACAGATTTGGCACTTCGCCCGACTCTGGCATGGCGCTTTATTATGATGCGGCAGGAGTCTCGTTCAAAGCACTTGCGAGCATAGATGCGAGTATCTCTGATTTAACAATTCAACGTGAGGGTATACGAAACCATTTTGCGAGCTTAGACACCCGCGCCGACGCTTACGAGGGTATCACGGGGAAGATATTTTTTGACGATATCGGCAACGCAGAAAAGACCGTTCCCGTTGGCGTGTTTGAGTTGGGCGAGTTCATTTCTGCACCAGTCCAACTTCAAGCTGTCGAAAACCCAGTAATGGTCCCAAATTTTTCCGACAAACTCGAAAGCGGTGAAATTGTTCCCCAGTCCGACGGGTACATGCACGCAACTCAGATTGTTTACTTTGGGGTTGACCTGAACGAGGTTAGTAACCTGAACACAGCAACCGGTAACTATGATTTAGATTTCTATCTCTGGCTGAGGTATCGGGGCAAGCTAGATCTCAACAAGATTGAGTTTAGCAATGCGGTCACACCGATAAATTTGGACAATCCGATCTGGAAGCGTGAACGCAATGGCATGAATATTGTCACATTCAAAGTGCGAGGAACATTTAGCGGAGAGTTCCAATTTGCTGATTACCCGTTTGACCGACAGCACATAACTCTGGTCGTTAGGCATCAGGATCGGAATAGTGAAAGCATGCGATTTGTGGCGGACAGACTTGGGATGTTGCTTGCAGATGAAAATTCAACCCTCTTGGCTAAGGTTGAGCAAGAGCAAGCCTTTAAGACCTCAAAGGGCTGGAGGGTGCTGGACGCACAAATCTATCAAGACTTGATCAAGACTGCGTCAACGCTTGGTGAAACACGTTTCTTTCAGGGAGAAACTGAAGTTAACTTTTCCCGAATGGTTCTTTCATTGGAAATAGGCCGTCACCTAACAAGCTATAGCTCGACAATTCTACTCCCAATGACCATTCTTTTTACGATTGGTTTGCTTTTGTTCGCCGTTCCGATTCAGGAACTGCCGCCTCGGTTAAGTGGCGGCATTCTAGTGCTTGTGACCGTTTCGTTGCTGCGCGCGCGCTTGTCCAACGACCTCCCAAATATCGGCTACCTCGTTGCTATCGACTACATATTCTTTGCACTACAAATCATTATGCTGTTTGGAATTTTGGTAAGCGTATTAAGTTATTGGTTACTGGCCAGCCAAAGGAGTGTCGCTGCAAGTCGCGTCAACAAATTGGGGGCGGTTTTGTACCCCATTCCCATTCTTGCGGTGGGTTTCTATATTTGGTTCACAATCAGTATCGTCGCCCCGCTTTGA